In Deltaproteobacteria bacterium, the sequence GACACCCCACCGCGAGGCCGACCCTCTCAGGTAGAACCGTCCCCTACGCCTCCCATGGCAGGACACCGCGGGGCAGCCGCCGCGCGATCACCTGCGTCGCCAGCATCAGCAGCAGCACGACCAGCACCGCGACCACCGCGACCGCGGCCGCCAGCGTCGTGTAGCCGCCGTCGTCCAGGTTGAAGACGATGACACCAAGCGTCTCCGCGCCCGACGACCACAGCAGGGCCGATACGGTCAGTTCGTTGAACGCGGTCAGGAACACGACGATCCCCCCCGCCACGGCAATCGGCGCAAGCAGCGGCATCATCACCGTGCCCAGCCGGTACATCAGGGTGGCTCCCGCCATCTGCGCCGCTTCCTCGAGGGTGGGGTCGAGTTGGTGGTAGCCGCTGATCACCGGTCTCAGACTCAACGTCAGGAAACGGGCCAGGTACGCCGCGAAAATGATCCACACCGTGTTGTAGATGCTGAAGCCGAGCAGCGGCAGCGGCTTCAGGAAGATCAGAATGGCGGCGATGGCGAGGACGACCCCCGGAAGCGCGTAGGGAAGCTCCGCCGCCAGGTTCAGGGCGCCGAGGATGCGGCTGCGCCGCCGGGTCACGAAGTAGGCCAATACCAGCGAGACGCCCACCAGCGTCACGGCGGCCCCGCCCGCCAGGAAAAAACTGTTGCGAAACGCACGAATCGTCGCGTCCTGCCGCGCAAGCACCTCGACATAGTTGTCCAGGGTCGCCGTGCCGGGCGCGAGCGTCACGCCATAGGCGGGCACCAGCGAGGTCGAGATCAACGCCGTCAAGGGCGCCACCAGAATGAAGAAGATCACGAGCCAGCTCGCCGCCTCGACGAACGGCCGCCAACTCCCCAGCCTGAAGCCGAGGGGTTGGGACGCCGGTCCGATGGTCCGGTAGTCGCGCCGCCGCAACATCCAGCCCTGGAGCAGAACGCCCGAAAACGCGATCAGACCCACGATGATCGACAACACCGCGACCTCGGAGATGATGGTGGGTCCGAAGCTCGACAACCGCTGATAAATGAGTGTCGGGAGCACCGTGTAGCGGGCCGGAATCCCGAGCAGGGCGGGAATGCCGAAGTTGCCCACCGCCGACACGAACGCCAGCGCGGCGCCGGCCACCAGCGCCGGCGTCATCACGGGAATGACCACATCGCGCAGCACCCTGGCGATGCCGGCGCCGGAGGCGCGGGCGGCCTCGACGATCTCTCGTGGCAGGCCGCGCAAACCGGCCCGCATGGCCAGGAACACCAACGCGGAGTGCTGGATCCCGAGAAGCAGGGCGATGCCCTCGCGCGAATACATGGGGTGCGGCGTGCCCGGCGGCGGCGCGAGGCCGAGCGCGTTGAGCAGCGGGCTCGAAGGACCGAAGAGCTGTATCCAACTGAGCGCGGTGATCTGGGGCGGGATCATCAAGGGCAACATGAAGCAAAAGACCAGAGCCCCTTTCGCGCGCACGTCGGTGAGCGCCACCGCCAGCGCAAACGCCGTGCCCAGAGCGGTGGCGACGATGGTGCCCAGGCCGGCCGTGAAAAGGGTGCGCCCCGTGGTCCGCCACGTCGAACGCGCCGACAGGACTTCTTCGAGGACCGCGGTATCGAACACGCCGCCCGGGGCGATGCCTTCCAGCAGAAGCCGCCCCATGGGCAACACGCTCAGCACGCCGACAAACAAAACAAGGGCGGCGAACACCACGTGTTCGCCGCCCCGTTGAAACCGTCCCCACAGTCGGGTCAAGCGATAATCCCTCGCCCTAGTTTCCGAAGACCTCGCTGAAACGCTTCTTGTTGGTGTCGGCCTCGGTGAGCGCCTTGCCGGCATCGAAGTCCATCAGCTTGATCCCGCTGCGCTGGGGGAAGCCTTGCGGCGGCGACACTTCCGGGTGGGCGGGGAGATACCCCTGACTCGCCGCAAGCTCCTGGCCCTTGCGCGACAGCAGGAAGTCGATGAAGGCCTTGGCCGCCTCGGGGTTCTTCGCCGTGCTCAGGATCGCAACGGGCTCGGTGACCGCGCTCACTCCTTCCTCCGGAAAGACGAAGCTGACCGGCGATCCCTTGGCCTTCTCCCTGATTGGCAGGAAGTCGACAACCATGCCGTACAGCTTCTCGCCGCCGGCCACCGCA encodes:
- a CDS encoding iron ABC transporter permease — translated: MGRLLLEGIAPGGVFDTAVLEEVLSARSTWRTTGRTLFTAGLGTIVATALGTAFALAVALTDVRAKGALVFCFMLPLMIPPQITALSWIQLFGPSSPLLNALGLAPPPGTPHPMYSREGIALLLGIQHSALVFLAMRAGLRGLPREIVEAARASGAGIARVLRDVVIPVMTPALVAGAALAFVSAVGNFGIPALLGIPARYTVLPTLIYQRLSSFGPTIISEVAVLSIIVGLIAFSGVLLQGWMLRRRDYRTIGPASQPLGFRLGSWRPFVEAASWLVIFFILVAPLTALISTSLVPAYGVTLAPGTATLDNYVEVLARQDATIRAFRNSFFLAGGAAVTLVGVSLVLAYFVTRRRSRILGALNLAAELPYALPGVVLAIAAILIFLKPLPLLGFSIYNTVWIIFAAYLARFLTLSLRPVISGYHQLDPTLEEAAQMAGATLMYRLGTVMMPLLAPIAVAGGIVVFLTAFNELTVSALLWSSGAETLGVIVFNLDDGGYTTLAAAVAVVAVLVVLLLMLATQVIARRLPRGVLPWEA